One window of Leptolyngbya sp. CCY15150 genomic DNA carries:
- a CDS encoding MBL fold metallo-hydrolase, translated as MKQLRRWALGLIIALAALVGVVGLQAPVPAQDAPVQETPEVTLEIAGLTVEEVAEGVYTLVASTDFPPADFATTAICNVTIVVGSDGVLVLDTFQNQALANLAFATVATLTDQPIRYVVDTHYHFDHSGGNAAAEALGLPILGRGPIREFMLTRNQELDPTVTPPSVVVNGTWDLWLGDRQVQLVEFEGHSGGTDLVAYIPDVDVLVTGDMLFAERLPYLADGGIRVWQDNLEMLAETYSTATVVPGHGPVGDRTNLDNLKGYLNTLETLALQWKEQGLSLEQALEQASLPEPYASYGFQGMFSGNVEVAYQQITLGHDDAASIRTYFQAQAPELQAL; from the coding sequence ATGAAGCAACTTCGTAGATGGGCATTGGGGCTGATCATTGCCCTGGCTGCTTTAGTAGGCGTTGTGGGGCTGCAAGCGCCAGTTCCAGCCCAAGACGCTCCAGTCCAGGAAACTCCTGAGGTGACTCTAGAGATAGCTGGGCTCACCGTGGAAGAGGTCGCCGAGGGTGTCTATACCTTGGTGGCTAGCACCGACTTTCCGCCCGCAGACTTTGCCACGACCGCCATTTGCAACGTCACGATTGTCGTTGGTTCCGATGGGGTGTTGGTTCTCGATACCTTTCAGAACCAAGCTTTGGCAAACCTAGCGTTTGCAACCGTGGCAACCCTCACAGACCAGCCGATTCGCTACGTCGTCGATACCCACTATCACTTCGATCATTCCGGTGGCAATGCAGCAGCAGAGGCACTAGGATTGCCGATTTTAGGGCGAGGGCCCATCCGTGAGTTTATGCTAACCCGCAACCAGGAACTCGATCCGACCGTGACGCCGCCAAGTGTGGTGGTGAATGGCACCTGGGATCTATGGTTGGGCGATCGCCAAGTTCAGTTGGTCGAATTTGAAGGTCATTCCGGCGGCACCGATTTGGTGGCCTATATCCCTGACGTGGATGTGCTGGTGACGGGGGATATGTTATTTGCTGAGCGGCTGCCCTATCTGGCAGATGGCGGTATCCGGGTATGGCAAGATAATCTAGAGATGCTAGCAGAAACCTACAGCACAGCCACGGTGGTGCCTGGGCATGGGCCAGTGGGCGATCGCACCAATCTAGATAACTTGAAGGGCTACCTAAACACCCTAGAAACCCTAGCCCTGCAATGGAAAGAGCAGGGGCTATCGCTTGAGCAGGCGCTTGAGCAAGCCTCTCTGCCTGAACCCTACGCTAGCTATGGCTTTCAGGGTATGTTTTCTGGCAATGTGGAAGTAGCTTATCAGCAGATCACCTTGGGGCATGATGATGCGGCGTCCATTCGCACCTATTTTCAAGCGCAAGCGCCGGAGTTGCAAGCTCTGTAG